A window of Zingiber officinale cultivar Zhangliang chromosome 5A, Zo_v1.1, whole genome shotgun sequence contains these coding sequences:
- the LOC121982552 gene encoding arabinogalactan protein 13-like, which yields MEAALKHRLFAIVVIAVVVASSFVEKAAAAEAPAPGPASGAGPMDYVSVPAVALAAFFALRFGYFVF from the coding sequence ATGGAAGCTGCTCTCAAGCACAGGCTCTTCGCCATTGTCGTGATCGCTGTTGTCGTGGCCTCCTCGTTCGTCGAGAAGGCTGCCGCTGCGGAAGCTCCTGCACCTGGTCCTGCCTCCGGCGCTGGTCCCATGGACTATGTCTCTGTGCCCGCTGTTGCGCTGGCCGCCTTCTTCGCCCTCCGCTTTGGTTACTTCGTCTTCTAA